A stretch of DNA from Diospyros lotus cultivar Yz01 chromosome 14, ASM1463336v1, whole genome shotgun sequence:
CTATTAGAAAAGCCAGCAGTCAAGTCTGAAAAACTGAATGCTCGAGGAATCTGCCCTAGAAATCCAAATGGGGAAGCATCAGTATCAAGGAGGGATTCATTTAGGGGTTGTGAGCTGGATTCAACACGACCAAAAGGTGAGACAGATGCATCTCCAATTCCAGCACGTGCTTCGAGGACACCACTACCACTTCCATACATGTAAGGAGAACTGACTCCAAAACTACCTTCGGACTTTATCATCCCCCCATTAATGCCTTCCATCATTCCCACATTTGAGCTCTGAGCCAAAAGCATGTTTGCTGAAACATCGATTGTTCCAGCATGAGCAGACATATCAACAGCATTTGTCATGCACTGCTGCAGTGATGGCCCACCATTAGGGAATGCATTCTGTAAACTTGAACCAATAGCCTGGTGCATGTTATCTGCCTTCATAACAGATCCACTATGATCTGGAGGG
This window harbors:
- the LOC127790262 gene encoding uncharacterized protein LOC127790262 isoform X2, whose amino-acid sequence is MSQKEVVNTLSVQAKIEPGFTQLVWQKLEEENREFFSAYYLRLVVKEQITEFNRLLERQVELMRQICPAGVASVPISNGSHMPMHQDSACYPPDHSGSVMKADNMHQAIGSSLQNAFPNGGPSLQQCMTNAVDMSAHAGTIDVSANMLLAQSSNVGMMEGINGGMIKSEGSFGVSSPYMYGSGSGVLEARAGIGDASVSPFGRVESSSQPLNESLLDTDASPFGFLGQIPRAFSFSDLTAGFSNSSDILESYSRSPFLETDTNSFLDPHGRGEHQGDNKRLDTISEGLSYEDFGSE